A window from Pokkaliibacter sp. MBI-7 encodes these proteins:
- the bktB gene encoding beta-ketothiolase BktB: MKTIKDVVVVSGVRTAIGTFGGALKDIPPSQLGAMVVAEAVKRAGIAADSVGHCVMGTVVPTEPKDMYMARVAALQGGLPEQTPALTVNRLCGSGLQAIVTAAQQIELGHCDVAVAGGAESMSRTNYWLPAARWGQRMGDGAMIDSMVGALTCPMEQVHMGITAENIADKWQISREDQDALAVESHRRAQQAIEQGYFAEQILPVTLKSRKGDVQYSTDEHVRLNVEPADMEKLRPVFRKDGSVTAGNASGLNDAAAAVVLMSAEAAAAQGLQPMATLRGYSVAAVEPKYMGIGPVPAIRQLLAQTGLTVADIDLWEINEAFAAQALAVARDLQIPQEKLNPNGSGISLGHPIGATGAVITVKALYELQRTQRRYAVVSLCIGGGQGIAALFERNV, from the coding sequence ATGAAAACAATAAAAGACGTTGTAGTGGTCAGTGGTGTCAGAACGGCGATTGGTACCTTTGGCGGCGCCCTGAAAGACATTCCGCCGTCGCAACTGGGAGCCATGGTGGTTGCTGAGGCGGTAAAGCGTGCCGGTATTGCGGCGGACAGCGTTGGTCATTGCGTGATGGGAACAGTTGTCCCCACAGAGCCAAAAGACATGTACATGGCCCGAGTGGCGGCACTGCAGGGTGGCTTGCCTGAGCAGACGCCGGCACTGACGGTCAACCGTCTTTGTGGCAGCGGCCTGCAGGCGATTGTGACTGCCGCCCAGCAGATTGAACTTGGGCACTGTGACGTAGCAGTAGCCGGGGGCGCGGAGTCCATGAGTCGTACCAACTACTGGCTGCCGGCGGCACGCTGGGGTCAGCGGATGGGTGATGGTGCCATGATCGACTCTATGGTCGGTGCTCTGACCTGCCCGATGGAGCAGGTACACATGGGAATTACTGCGGAAAATATTGCCGATAAGTGGCAGATATCGCGGGAAGATCAGGATGCGCTGGCAGTGGAAAGTCATCGCCGTGCTCAGCAGGCAATCGAGCAGGGCTATTTTGCCGAGCAGATTCTGCCGGTCACCCTGAAATCTCGTAAAGGTGATGTGCAGTACAGCACTGATGAACACGTCCGCCTCAATGTCGAACCTGCTGACATGGAGAAACTGCGCCCTGTGTTCCGTAAGGATGGCAGTGTGACTGCGGGCAATGCGTCCGGCCTGAATGATGCCGCCGCCGCGGTGGTGCTGATGAGCGCCGAGGCCGCTGCCGCACAGGGACTGCAGCCTATGGCCACGCTGCGTGGTTACAGTGTGGCGGCAGTGGAACCTAAGTACATGGGCATCGGCCCGGTGCCAGCCATACGCCAGTTGCTGGCGCAGACTGGCCTGACCGTGGCGGATATCGATCTGTGGGAAATCAATGAGGCCTTTGCCGCTCAGGCGCTGGCCGTAGCTCGTGATCTGCAGATACCGCAGGAAAAACTGAACCCCAACGGTAGTGGCATTTCTCTCGGCCATCCCATCGGTGCGACCGGTGCGGTGATTACAGTCAAGGCACTGTATGAACTGCAGCGGACCCAGAGGCGTTACGCGGTGGTGTCACTGTGCATTGGCGGTGGGCAGGGAATCGCTGCCTTGTTCGAGCGTAACGTATGA
- a CDS encoding YCF48-related protein, whose protein sequence is MKPKRTGKPGWRAGQCVLLALGLSLTAAVQAGDDLLTMPALPASRAEHSLQVDLARAGSRLVSVGERGNILFSDDQGLHWQQARVPVSVMLTAVTFSTDKLGWAVGHDGVVLQSDDAGASWRKVLDGNQLNQLAVEDWQQQVARLQTELAASQSNQVSATVSSGDNPQAEQTAADTANDAADLQTTLEDAEAALDDARAAVSDGPGNPLLDVLFVTPEIGMVVGAYGQIARTEDGGKSWHSWQSQMDNPDHNHYNALVRLDSGRLLLAGEAGLLMSSDDQGSSWQRLDSPYEGSYFGLLSAGADTYLLGLRGHVFVSEDQGDSWQPVKLDTALTTNAGLFSDGQLAIVGNSGLMISGQPGQPLTTATLPGRRTHSAIAAVPGYWVVAGEGGLTRIARTQP, encoded by the coding sequence ATGAAGCCGAAACGAACCGGGAAACCGGGGTGGCGTGCCGGACAGTGCGTGCTGCTGGCCCTGGGGTTGAGTCTGACCGCAGCGGTGCAGGCCGGCGATGATCTGCTCACTATGCCGGCCTTACCTGCCAGCCGCGCTGAGCATTCACTGCAGGTCGATCTGGCCAGGGCCGGTTCACGACTGGTGAGTGTGGGCGAGCGGGGCAATATCCTCTTTTCTGACGATCAGGGACTGCACTGGCAGCAGGCTCGGGTGCCCGTCAGTGTGATGCTCACCGCAGTCACCTTCAGCACTGACAAGCTTGGCTGGGCTGTGGGTCATGATGGCGTGGTACTGCAGAGCGACGATGCCGGTGCCAGCTGGCGCAAGGTGCTGGACGGCAATCAGCTGAATCAGCTGGCGGTGGAAGACTGGCAGCAACAGGTGGCCAGGCTGCAGACAGAGCTGGCGGCCAGCCAGAGTAATCAGGTCAGCGCAACGGTCAGTAGTGGGGATAATCCGCAGGCGGAGCAAACGGCCGCAGATACCGCTAATGATGCCGCCGACCTGCAGACGACGCTGGAAGATGCCGAAGCCGCGCTGGATGATGCCAGGGCTGCCGTCAGTGATGGCCCCGGTAATCCGCTGCTGGACGTACTGTTTGTGACCCCTGAAATAGGTATGGTGGTTGGCGCCTATGGACAGATTGCGCGGACCGAGGATGGTGGCAAGAGCTGGCACTCCTGGCAGTCGCAGATGGATAACCCAGATCACAATCACTACAACGCCCTGGTGCGTCTGGATTCCGGACGGCTGCTGCTGGCCGGTGAGGCTGGTCTGCTGATGAGTTCGGATGATCAGGGGAGCAGCTGGCAGCGTCTCGACAGCCCCTATGAAGGTTCCTACTTTGGTTTGCTCTCTGCAGGGGCTGATACCTATCTGCTTGGCCTGCGTGGGCATGTTTTTGTCAGCGAGGATCAGGGAGACTCCTGGCAGCCGGTCAAACTGGATACGGCGCTGACCACCAATGCCGGGCTGTTCAGTGATGGCCAGCTGGCGATTGTCGGTAACAGCGGCTTAATGATCAGCGGCCAGCCAGGTCAACCTCTGACCACGGCCACCTTGCCCGGGCGTCGTACCCACAGTGCCATTGCTGCCGTACCCGGTTACTGGGTGGTGGCGGGTGAAGGTGGTCTGACCCGCATTGCCCGTACTCAGCCCTGA
- a CDS encoding MMPL family transporter, with protein sequence MKIFNLLLRPVAALESVLERVLFFRRLGVLLLFALATLWLGWQAAHIRTDASFLKMIPSDHPYVINYLKHRESLSGLGNSIRVAVEARDGDIFSKDYQDVLHKISDELFFLPGVDRSGMKSIWTPNVRWTEVTEDGFAGGPVIPANYDGSAASLEQVRQNILRSGQVGVLVANDFKSSIIQVPLLDINPDTGKRLDFQAFSAALEKLVRDKYQNDHVAIHITGFAKAVGDLIDGASQVALFFLVAIGITLVLLFIYSRSLSCTLVPLLTSLVAVVWQLGLLNQLGLGLDPYSMLVPFLVFAIGVSHGVQIVNGLTHESINGADKLTAARRAFRSLFIPGMVALLSDGIGFVTLIVIDIQVIKELAVAASIGVAVIILTNLLLLPVLMSYTGVGEKALQHQRRREQYQDRFWAPFTWFARPRGAIVAVTLGVAATAYGFYAGQDLQIGDLEKGAPELRADSRYNLDNAFINEHYSSSSDVFVVMAETKPEQCSSYANLAMIDRFQGYIDNVAGVQSSVSLANVARMTIAGMNEGSLKWRTLTRNQYMINSSLSFVPPGLMDAECSLVPVIIFLDDHKADTLRGVVDAVKRFAADNNSDTLRFVLAAGNSGIEAATNEVIGTAQYAMLAWVYAVVGLLCLLTFRSLTTVLCILLPLGLTSVLCQALMAKLGIGVKVATLPVIALGVGIGVDYGIYIYSRLSTYLVQGMALPKAYLLTLKSTGKSVAFTGLTLAIGVGIWIWSPIKFQADMGVLLTFMFLWNMLGALIFLPALVCLLKRPVAVEPPVAPQRTEDAEASTVRARHGDEIKQSKTGRVGREVSHVVK encoded by the coding sequence ATGAAGATTTTCAATCTGCTGCTCCGCCCTGTCGCGGCACTGGAAAGTGTGCTGGAGCGGGTGCTTTTTTTCCGTCGGCTGGGGGTGCTGCTGCTATTTGCACTGGCCACCTTGTGGCTGGGCTGGCAGGCGGCTCATATCCGCACTGATGCCAGCTTTCTCAAGATGATTCCCAGCGATCATCCTTACGTCATCAATTACCTCAAACACCGTGAGTCGCTGTCAGGACTGGGTAACTCCATTCGTGTGGCAGTGGAAGCCAGAGACGGCGATATCTTCAGCAAGGACTATCAGGATGTGCTGCACAAGATATCCGATGAGCTGTTCTTTCTGCCCGGTGTTGACCGCTCCGGCATGAAGTCAATCTGGACACCCAACGTGCGCTGGACCGAAGTGACCGAAGACGGCTTTGCCGGCGGCCCGGTTATCCCGGCAAACTACGATGGCTCCGCGGCCAGTCTGGAACAGGTGCGGCAGAATATCCTGCGCTCCGGGCAGGTCGGCGTGCTGGTGGCGAATGATTTCAAATCCAGCATCATTCAGGTGCCACTGCTGGACATCAATCCGGATACCGGCAAGCGACTCGACTTTCAGGCGTTCTCCGCCGCGCTGGAGAAACTGGTACGTGATAAGTACCAGAACGATCATGTGGCGATCCATATCACCGGTTTTGCCAAGGCGGTGGGTGACCTGATCGATGGTGCCAGTCAGGTGGCCTTGTTCTTCCTGGTGGCCATTGGCATCACGCTGGTGCTGCTGTTTATCTATTCCCGCTCCCTGTCCTGTACTCTGGTGCCGTTGCTGACGTCACTGGTGGCGGTGGTATGGCAGCTGGGGTTGCTCAATCAGCTCGGCCTCGGGCTGGACCCTTATTCGATGCTGGTGCCGTTTCTGGTATTTGCCATCGGTGTCAGTCATGGCGTGCAGATCGTCAATGGGCTGACCCATGAAAGCATCAACGGTGCTGATAAGCTGACCGCCGCACGACGTGCCTTCCGCAGTCTGTTTATTCCCGGCATGGTAGCACTGCTCAGCGACGGCATCGGCTTTGTCACACTGATTGTGATCGACATTCAGGTCATCAAGGAGCTGGCGGTGGCGGCCAGTATCGGCGTGGCGGTGATCATTCTCACCAATCTGCTGCTGTTGCCCGTGCTGATGTCCTACACCGGTGTGGGTGAAAAGGCGCTGCAGCATCAGCGCCGCCGCGAACAGTATCAGGACCGCTTCTGGGCGCCGTTCACCTGGTTCGCCAGGCCTCGTGGTGCGATCGTGGCCGTGACACTGGGTGTAGCGGCAACCGCCTATGGTTTTTATGCCGGGCAGGATCTGCAGATTGGTGATCTGGAGAAGGGTGCGCCAGAACTGCGCGCTGACTCACGCTACAACCTCGACAACGCCTTTATCAATGAACACTACTCATCCAGCAGTGATGTGTTTGTGGTGATGGCGGAAACGAAACCTGAACAGTGCTCGAGTTACGCCAATCTGGCCATGATCGACCGCTTCCAGGGTTATATCGACAACGTCGCCGGTGTGCAGTCCAGCGTATCGCTGGCTAATGTGGCCAGAATGACCATTGCCGGGATGAACGAGGGCAGCCTGAAATGGCGCACCCTGACCCGCAACCAGTACATGATCAACTCCAGTCTGAGCTTTGTGCCCCCCGGTCTGATGGATGCCGAGTGTTCGCTGGTGCCGGTCATCATCTTCCTTGATGACCATAAGGCCGACACCCTGCGGGGTGTCGTCGATGCGGTCAAGCGCTTTGCTGCCGACAACAACAGCGACACGCTCAGGTTTGTACTGGCGGCTGGTAACTCAGGCATTGAGGCCGCCACCAATGAAGTGATTGGCACCGCTCAGTACGCCATGCTGGCCTGGGTATATGCGGTGGTCGGGCTGCTCTGCCTGCTCACGTTCCGCTCGCTGACCACGGTGCTGTGCATACTGCTGCCACTGGGCTTGACCTCGGTACTCTGTCAGGCGCTGATGGCCAAACTCGGTATCGGCGTCAAGGTCGCCACGCTGCCGGTCATCGCCCTTGGGGTGGGTATCGGGGTGGATTACGGTATCTATATCTACTCACGCCTGAGTACCTATCTGGTGCAGGGAATGGCACTGCCGAAGGCCTATCTGCTGACCCTGAAAAGCACGGGTAAATCCGTTGCCTTCACCGGGCTGACACTGGCCATTGGCGTGGGCATCTGGATCTGGTCGCCGATCAAATTCCAGGCCGACATGGGCGTACTGCTGACCTTTATGTTCCTGTGGAACATGCTCGGTGCGCTGATCTTCCTGCCTGCACTGGTGTGCCTGCTGAAGCGGCCGGTAGCCGTGGAACCCCCGGTGGCGCCACAACGTACTGAGGACGCCGAAGCCAGTACAGTGCGCGCCCGGCACGGTGATGAAATCAAACAGAGTAAAACAGGCCGTGTGGGGCGGGAGGTAAGCCATGTCGTTAAGTAA
- a CDS encoding universal stress protein, which yields MSLSKTVLVVLRAHEQETIALERGRLIAERLHCRLAVLVAGTQAELMERQAWLESELAAFSAAGQDICIEADADPDLADAVLRAQSRLQAGLVVKECDPRHSQLSWRAPADWQLLRQCPCPVLLVKRDIRWQGGKVLAAIEGQPQSERHRLLNQGILQLAALVTRSIDGQLHLVSAFPPPLQGGNPDELTVQQLESQWRLACIGQSASLAPTPAAMHIGEGPAEHWIPKIAGEDSYAVVVLGTVARSQFIGALLGNTAERILDAIHSDVLVLQPDNGEAVLTLLEG from the coding sequence ATGTCGTTAAGTAAGACTGTACTGGTGGTATTGCGCGCCCATGAGCAGGAAACCATCGCCCTGGAGCGTGGCCGCTTGATCGCCGAGCGTCTGCATTGCCGGCTGGCGGTGCTGGTCGCAGGGACCCAGGCGGAGCTTATGGAGCGGCAGGCGTGGCTGGAGTCGGAGCTGGCGGCCTTCAGTGCGGCCGGTCAGGATATCTGCATTGAAGCGGATGCTGATCCTGATCTGGCTGATGCCGTGCTGCGTGCCCAGAGCCGTCTGCAGGCCGGACTGGTGGTGAAGGAGTGTGATCCGCGCCATTCGCAGCTGTCCTGGCGTGCGCCGGCGGACTGGCAGCTGCTGCGTCAGTGCCCCTGTCCGGTGCTGCTGGTCAAGCGTGATATCCGCTGGCAGGGCGGTAAGGTGCTGGCGGCTATCGAAGGGCAGCCACAGAGCGAGCGTCATCGCCTGCTGAATCAAGGTATTTTGCAGCTGGCGGCTCTGGTGACGCGCAGTATTGATGGCCAGCTGCATCTGGTGTCCGCTTTTCCACCGCCCTTGCAGGGAGGCAACCCGGATGAGCTGACTGTGCAGCAGCTGGAAAGCCAGTGGCGTCTGGCCTGCATTGGCCAGAGTGCCAGTCTGGCTCCCACGCCTGCAGCCATGCACATTGGTGAAGGACCAGCCGAGCACTGGATTCCCAAGATTGCAGGCGAAGACAGCTATGCGGTCGTGGTGCTAGGTACCGTCGCACGCTCGCAGTTTATCGGAGCACTACTGGGTAACACGGCCGAGCGCATTCTGGATGCCATCCACAGTGATGTGCTGGTGCTGCAACCTGATAACGGTGAGGCGGTACTGACCCTGCTGGAAGGCTGA